One window of the Salvia splendens isolate huo1 chromosome 1, SspV2, whole genome shotgun sequence genome contains the following:
- the LOC121794449 gene encoding uncharacterized protein LOC121794449 — translation MMRNVGDCEFDVDVTMGIAQTVGIGITGMSGAETDALLLEIIAKLLAFVIAKLLVAAEAEAVVAVEEFRGEQLKLFTSINSAVDRRLRFRSSAAEVEMETEADADAAAVVGIFSVPLTDVAMAGTVPVPVAAIMAGSACSSSQRMVSPSDLWPSSRVSWKTLAAHVAGIRILRPRPSTFVWRSFVDDLFAGSCKTTSGFSSAVSGTSSFMSAMRSGCAEEFRLW, via the coding sequence ATGATGAGAAACGTCGGAGACTGCGAGTTCGACGTTGATGTAACCATGGGGATCGCCCAGACTGTGGGAATCGGTATCACTGGCATGAGTGGGGCTGAGACCGACGCGTTATTGCTCGAAATAATTGCGAAATTATTAGCATTCGTAATTGCGAAATTATTGGTAGctgcggaggcggaggcggtggtCGCGGTGGAGGAATTCCGCGGCGAGCAGCTGAAGCTGTTCACGTCGATTAATTCGGCGGTAGACAGGCGCTTGCGTTTCCGATCGTCCGCGGCGGAGGTGGAAATGGAAACGGAAGCGGATGCGgatgcggcggcggtggtggggaTTTTCAGCGTGCCGTTGACTGACGTGGCAATGGCGGGGACGGTTCCGGTGCCGGTGGCGGCGATTATGGCCGGCTCGGCCTGCTCGAGCAGCCAGCGGATGGTCTCGCCGTCGGACTTGTGGCCGAGCTCTCGCGTGAGCTGGAAGACTCTAGCGGCGCACGTCGCCGGAATACGGATTCTGCGGCCGCGCCCCTCGACTTTCGTGTGGCGGTCTTTCGTCGACGATCTCTTCGCCGGCAGCTGCAAAACCACCAGCGGCTTCTCCTCCGCCGTATCCGGCACCTCTTCCTTCATGAGCGCCATGCGGAGTGGCTGCGCCGAGGAGTTCAGATTATGGTAA